ActcatacttttattttatacaagacTCTGGGAGCGACTTCGCTTAGGAtttgaaaatacatatgtacttGTAAAGTCTAAATTCAAAGGTATTTTTGGATACTTGGCACTACAAtcagtaatatttaaactgtaGATTAAAAACCCGTACAACGGAATCCCCTGAAAGCactattttttcttcattttcgTAGCTGAATGTTTAAAGTCTTTAGTTTCTCGAGAAACGGACTATAAGTACAAATTTATATCCCGCTTTATACCAGTGCTTCCGAAAATATTTGCATACAACCaaacaaagaaagaaaaatattatgaaatattttttcacaaatattaagttatttaaggagtaaataaattactcgGATATTTAAACAGGTTAACCACGATGTGTACATACCAATAGACAGTcgtaatcaaaatttaaactagTCCGGTGATAACGATCGATGCCACAAATTGCATTCGCATGACAACATCCTTGATGAGGTCTGCTGCTTCGTGATGTTATCAACCCAGGCCCTTGTAATGAGGGCTTATAATCACCTTCATGAACCATTAcagcaataaattataactttaatggcaattatattaataatttaactagtTCAGATAATTCCGTAATATGAGCGACActcattaaatacataaaaccaaataaaaaatcatacaaaaataaataattaatcagtcagttattttcttgtattcGTTTAACGTATGCAAAACTTCATTcaggaaatttaaattcaaaattagaggtattttacaaaaaaaaaaactacatgcaaacaaaaatattctcaaatgaaaatttaaaattaaaagaaaatatatttaattttaaacttgtacaattaattaattctggTATTTTACTTTGGATAATGAAGTATTGATAACTTAATTGAGAAGAATTCTTTATGTCTATTATTCTTTAGTCGTGATACCattaagtaatgttttatttaatttgtgtgCATTACGTAAGTCTCTAACAAAGTATACGGAGTCTACTGATAAGAAAgccttatttcaatattatctcGAGCAATTTGTTCAAGCTGAGTACGAATATTTGTTATGGacaaacgatttttttttcgataaaGAGGTAAGTATTGGAGAAAACTAATTTTACAATACGTAAGATAAGATTATGAATTTAGCTTTACGACACAATTATTTTCTTGAGAAGGTTTTAATTGTCTTTTATATGATCTCTATATTAATTTCCGAAATGTAAATGATTGCCGAGAGGCCCGGATCATATTAATTAACCTTTTGATAGCAGAACAAATATCTCCCCGTTGATATACAAGTTACATAGTGCGTCACCAGTATTGGGGTTATTTCAGCTGTCTGTCTAGATCCAGGTTTTGCGCCTGCTCTCTATACCTATTTCGTAAGGTTTCTAGGTCACAGGGGGCGTGGAGAGAGACGGGCTGTTAAACAGAATGACATgacgaaatataatttaataaaatttaaaaacaggtAGTCGTCATAGTACGTAAGGTCGATGAGGAATAACACGCACCTACACACATCCTAATTAACGTTAACTTATGACATCACCCGTCAAACTATTGATCTCCGGCCGGTTGGAAGggccacattaaaattaaaaaaaaaaaacgtaccAGTGATATCCGAGGTCTATATCATATCCATACACCCAACACACACAGAggttctatataataaattgtattcaCAAACTAAATAACGGAGAGCACAAGCGGCTCGCGACACAGTTGGCTCGGAGTGAGCAACGAGTCCGCAATATCGATCGGGAACTCCTGGCGCCGGCGGTATATCCCTAGAACACGCACGCCCCTCCCACTTCTGTTGCCACCCTTATAGCACCCTCggataaaaaaaggaaaccTAGCGTGACTCCATAATAATACTTGATAAGGGAACCATTGTTTGAACATGTACTGCATAGTCGCATACAACCATGATTATGCCCCTCCACGCATATATACGtccagttttataaatttttactagacttcttaataataatttaaaatagatatggCAATAccatattcaattttatctcAAACGTAATTTCTGTCAATAAACTTTCAATCCTTATATATGAATCTGGACTTCTccactttattatattcattccaCAGAAATTTGTGCCATTGACCTTGAggcaaattaaatcaatttctatCATTGTTAGTTTTCTTCAggctttttttatgtttttttctcaGATGATGCTTTTCTTacacatgtatatacatatttatttcttcaacatttttgatttatagaattcattaatataatattaggcATTAAAAATAGTCACATTAATatagtaaacattatttaactaGTTATTGTACGGACatttattttccatacgaaTATCTATCTATTGTAAATGACTAACTTCAGTACTATAACATTGTAAAGACAAAagtgtttacatattttaggttacaaaaatattgaccTTGAATCTGTACtacaataaagtaattaaaaattcctattcattttaaattataagaattttgtgaaatttttgagtatttttttggCTCAAAGACCTACCTAAACTGTTCTAGAAAAATCTACAAATGAATTTCTTAGGTGTCCAATTAAAATGTGAGAGATATttgaatagataaatatttaaatttgctttTAATACTGGCTGAGATACAGATtcatggtaaaaaaaaaaatctaaattagtTAGTGTAGGGGGAAACGTGAACTACGTCAGGTATATTGAAAAGTTACGTCACAACAGCTGCTTGTAACGTAACGACGGGACATATGAAGGTAAGATGAAAAGCGAATTAATATATGCAATAgagtaacatataaatatttattttaataaattatactttataataacggACAGCAGAAATCAGGGCAACATTAGACCATCAACTTATTATGCATTCCGCATTGGTTGTATGCATGCATTATCAACTtggtccttgaggattgactTAGCATTCAACTGACCATCTGGTGCACACGACGACACCGATATTCATTTACTACAGAATTCATACTGATTGAAAAGCTCTAAATACCGATTAAATTACGTATATaacactatttattaattcccaATAATATAgctaaaaagtatatatttttttttaggattTTCAGCTTACTTGATGTTAACGAacacaatgtttttttattataaaaggataaattttatagcacTTACAATTCTTATTACCTCAAACATTTAAGAGATAAAGGAAGGAAAATTTTTCATGttgtgaaaatttttttattcttgtttttattacagacagaaaacttaataaattcctTAATGATAACAATACtgcaatttaattatgaatatcttgaaaataaaaaacaagatatTGTATATGACTGTCcttgtaaataaacatgtatatacaaaaatattacaatcttAACATCAATCATGAAGAAATATAGTTGTTGTTATAGATATTgtccttaaattataaagaaaatatattaattattaataaaacacctATTAAACATCCAAAATCTTTGAGTATTCTTGTAATAGTATTATCTCAATGACCTTAGTATCCTTTGGCTTTTTAATAGAGTTTATTAGCTCATGAGTAAGTATGTGAGATCATGTTGAACCTTGacttaatattgaaaagttaatttgttttatgtaattagCAAGATAGTAATGAGGTTTTAATGTATactgttctaaatttaaacagaaaactatttgataatagtttttaattattacttctaAAGACGATGATGAAACTattaattcaatgaaaaatcAACTCGGACAAATTAAcacatacttatataattcttcATCTTTGCATGCCTGAgtctataattaataaatatatcattaatttgtaCATGAACATGCATTAAAATtggacattttaaaaatttatgtgtaCAAGATTAACttatgtattttgaaattatagcaTAGCAACATTTTAGTCACAAGCTATAAGCTGATAaactatgtttataatataaatgtgttatacttgcaaatataattgtgtatataaaaagcGTTACACATTTTCACTATGAAGGTCATGTTGGTGGAACATAAGGTAGGTTGATAGGTAAAGTTAtcgtatttaatatcaattttttcGTCCAGCCgatgtagaaaaatatttaaatataaattaattctcacTTAAGATCGGCCCTAAACGTGACAGAAAAATCGTTAACGGtactagttattttaaaaataagaagccGACATATTTGGTTTCGAAAATTATGGCGAAAGAGacaatgaatttttttgtatgaattttgaaatatgaaGGTCCATCAaagaattatgtaaatattagaaaaaaaaagttataaatttaaaatatcagtcAGAGTTGAAAACTTGTATATGGACAAATTTCTGATCGGACCCCATAAATTACCGAAACTGAATCCAATAGGTGGAGTTAtcgtgacaaaaaaaaatatgaaaacaaaataatactacTTACCAAAAATTATGAAGAAGCAATGCTTCAAGCACAGTTGACACACATAAACTTCACACACAGAATCACTAGCTTCCAGGCCTTATTCAGAACCCAGgtcaagtaaaatataaatgaatatttttcaacgaATTTTCTTCATAAAGTCATAACACGATCACTTTTTCAATACGACGCTTATAAATAATCACCATTCATATAGGTTTCGTCCAAATTTTCATCCGTGTCTACGAGTACAAACGGCGTCGAAGGGAAGGCAAGGCAAAGATCGCCGCGAAAGCATCACCTTTCCGCCCATATCATAGATTAAGTAATTTGTAATATCAATCAGACACGTCATTTGATATTATagataaagaataattaaaccatatttattatgtttattagaaaatgtataataatatatttgaaaattttaggATCATGATACTAATAATGTTACGTTTTCCTCTTTTTTATGTGtgtatttgcaaaattttttgatttaacagaaattaaaaacttgaaCACTTGTTTcttgtcaatatatatttttaaatttcagtgTCGAtagatagaaaattatatttctttttaaattttagtttatatttcaacAGTTAATACATACCTTTAAATTAAAGactataatgaataaattattggtacttaaatatattacacataaaacgatcaaaattaagaaataagtaaGATCAATTTAATTGGTAAAGAAAATTTGCCCTCTTTTGTAACATAATCTTTGACCATAATGATGTCATACACCGGCATAGATAGCATAGACTACAGAATACAAAGAGCGAATATTCTTTATGGTCTTCGATCggatacttttataaaaatatttttattactgtaagTTTTCAGATAAGGGTATAGAggtcatattaatatttatatatatataaaattgaatatttaatattttttctttttttgttatagaagATACTTCAAAACGTAAGTAACGCTTTCGCAGGATTGAATTTCTGAATAATTTTTCCACTTGCTCACTAGATGGCAGAAcaatagttataaagaaaaatctatttactgttttaagaaattcttaatataatgtttactatttgaattttgtgaCATCAtctgtttatttctttatttttaattttttttaaatttaattaaatatttaattaaagatttctttGTAAACTTTCTAACCCGTAAAATATTTCGTTCTGGAACTAATTATAAACTCTGGTGTCCAGAGAGTCAGGTTTTAGATTAACTTACTTGAACTGGCATAtccgcccatggacatccgcaaaataaattttgcggATGttcatgggcgacggtactgcctccatcaggtaggccgtctgctcgtttgccccttttgtcataaaaaaaggtatacttgtataattataaccaTAAATTCTCGATTGTAACtcctaatatttaaatcgaaTTAAGTCTTtggatgttattatttattatctatgcggctgtagttattgttattattactcCTTAATAAATCTActttataaagaaacaattaatatttatttacattttctaagCCGGATATATATTGCTTTGttgtatagatatataatgtttagcATACAACGTAGTTTTTATTCTGATTACCTGGAGTGGGCTATGGAATTATAAGTGTAccgtattgtaaaaaaataaaaaatatcgccttttaatcatatatgtatttcatcttaaacattatattttatcaagtacataaaagtataaaattagaaaatgtttttatatattatcacatACTGGGCTActaattttttctaaataaattaaaactaagtgTCGAGGAAGTGCTTATGTGACGTTTTTgatacaacaaataaattgttgaATTTAAGATAAACTTACTATGAAACAGAAGCACCTCCTCAATATGACATgtgtcaaaaattattaataaaacgtattGAATTAGCGAAACATCAACACActtgtatttcatatttattatctgtgttcTAATGTgcataaattctttattatctatttattcgAATATCTCACAATATAATCGGACGATTACCATTTTATACGACAGAGagcagtttatttatatttatagcattcttaatttaattgaagccGATATATAAGAGAGTATGTATATCTAGTCATTAAAATGCCCGAGCATATGGCCAATTATTGCTGGAAGACGAATGGTGGTCTAAATATGGACTATCGGTTAGAAGAAGCTTGCTGCCACTTAAACCGGAACTACTGCTGCCACTAGAAGAAAAGAGACTCTTGCTACCGGTGTAGAAAGAGAGAGACGTATTCACCGGCTCTCGAGGTGTTCTCCGTCTCGCTCGCACTAAGGACGCAAAAGCTACAGCAATAGCGCATAGGAAAATGATGCCAAGTATACAAAAGGCTAAGGCCATTTTCCCAGGAGAGAGGCATATCGTTTTGTCTCCGGGGGAAAAACCTTTCAGCCCATCTTCTTCTTCTACCCTTCTGGAACCTGTAAagcaagttttaatatatataagtttatattttgtttgttggcTTGTTGCGATATAAGTAAATACTTAGggatttaaaagttaaaagaatTTCTGAGAGGAATCATGGTGAAAGGATAATtatgacatatatatgtatacctcTTATAGAAGCTTCGTCTTCTAGTTCTATGTTCGGTGCCAGGACTTCTATACTATTGTAGACTTCTAGTCTTTCTATCACCACACCCTTAGCGTCCTTATCCAGACGGGCCTTCCTCACCAGCCCGTCTTTGGTCTGTTGGGGTTTTTGAAGGGCCTTACAATCGACCTTGGGGCAGACGCCCTTACAGAGTTCTATGCCGCAGGAGAGATGTAGTTTCGCCCTGTCGGGAAACTTGAACGCTGCGAACGTGGTCACAGCGTGTTGGAAGGTcatcatatttttgatgaCAGAGTCAGTACTCGCTACCCTCGAGTTCTCTAGGCTCTGTTCGTTGTCGGTAAAGTCtatctcatctcgtctgtgtTGATGCACAGTTGGGGAGTTGAATATAGTTTCGTCGATGGGACAGCCAGCTTCGTCGAGTAACTTCTGCGAGGCCTCTCCTAAACCATCGTGCGCTATGCAGTTTGTTACACGGAGACCGACGCCCACtgcaatcatatatatatattgatatatttttttgttgattttattacaccctgatataaaatgtcatgaaaatatttgtctttCGGTGTGTTTTTTGCTAATTTTCATTTGTAGATATGAATGTACATTTTACTAATTTCCTAACTTTATTGGAATATTGTCCAAAAAGCGAGAATATTGGGGAACATAATTACATGCATCCTCTTATATTCacatttctttgtattttatatttcagtctTTATATAAGATTGACCCATCGACAATATATCCGCTCCATAGTCCGTATACactaaaaatttcttattcattactctaattttatatttaatatttcattttaaagtacCACCAAATAAGAccacaacaacaaaaaataaccgAATTTCTTAAcgcgtttaaaattatattacatctaACATAGTAACGTCCTgaaaaaaattggttttgtCTTAGGTGTTACAAAGATGAAGCtttccaaataatataagtaccaaGTCAGATATCATTAGCACCATCTCCATCTCGTGTATATTTGCatgttaaaatatcaaacattttgTCTTAAATTGTATTGACAGGCCTATTTGAGTTCACTAATCTACCTGGTAGTGTACAGTGTATCATGAGCTCCGTGGGTTGTCCGACCTCCACCGTGTCTGGCGCCAGCTGCATCCAGGCTCGAGCTGCTTCTAACAGCTCTTGCTGTTCCACCTCAACCATCCTATCCCAACCCTTTCTATTCCGTCCAGTTCtggaagttatattttaaactataaccACATTTAAATCTTAAGTATCATCCAAATTTATACACAATGATCAGATCTAATATCTTTGCGAGTATTccttgaaattaaattgatattttacgAATTAACTACgcggttttaaatattttaactaacgTGACAGTTACTTTGCATCACTAAATCTCATATCGTCTGCTCTTGATCACGGTTGTCACGAAgcaaccgaaacttcgggaatatatagttaaaataattaaaaacgataAGTAAATTCGaaagatattagttttattttatacataatgaaacactaaaatatatacgcaAAATTAGGAACCTCCTTTATAGAAGTCGGCTAAGATTCCGTTATGTGATAGTTTTAAGCTAATTCTGATTCTCATCGAAGCTATGGATGTAAGTATGTAGTGTTTGTGATCCTGTAATAAGCTCAAACTACCTCATCCGTTTCCCTTCATGGCCGGTAATTTCTCGCAGTCTAGATTTAATGACGCCTTCAAGCGCTGAGCTGTTTATCCGCACCGCACGAGGTTGCAATTTACACCTGT
The window above is part of the Danaus plexippus chromosome 7, MEX_DaPlex, whole genome shotgun sequence genome. Proteins encoded here:
- the LOC116770789 gene encoding uncharacterized protein LOC116770789, whose translation is MWRVILLTVLLCGVHSHPNKVRDVTTSCDKGSITINIDMEKPFKGVVFSKDFSRECRILGQMQTNVSLHLPSNTCGVRTSIQNNTTKRYDELNLYYTVELVVQMDKMLQQSSDQEIIVRCKLQPRAVRINSSALEGVIKSRLREITGHEGKRMRTGRNRKGWDRMVEVEQQELLEAARAWMQLAPDTVEVGQPTELMIHCTLPVGVGLRVTNCIAHDGLGEASQKLLDEAGCPIDETIFNSPTVHQHRRDEIDFTDNEQSLENSRVASTDSVIKNMMTFQHAVTTFAAFKFPDRAKLHLSCGIELCKGVCPKVDCKALQKPQQTKDGLVRKARLDKDAKGVVIERLEVYNSIEVLAPNIELEDEASIRGSRRVEEEDGLKGFSPGDKTICLSPGKMALAFCILGIIFLCAIAVAFASLVRARRRTPREPVNTSLSFYTGSKSLFSSSGSSSSGLSGSKLLLTDSPYLDHHSSSSNNWPYARAF